The Xanthocytophaga agilis genome has a window encoding:
- a CDS encoding class I SAM-dependent methyltransferase, which yields MSKKSIRKTFLPILEFMEVKPGMRFADVGAGSGTFTVMMASLMDSATVYIQDIDRQVLNEENVEKMVDFYSQQGSENLRDKVQFHLIIGDTIHSNLPDSTLDLIYTNATIHVFNQPDAMFQDLHKKLKHGGRIFIRDSFKNDHGAGEFCSDPTCAKPLLSIADFLSLMQKNGFKLLKQSSDMSGYPVFGFTQSD from the coding sequence ATGAGCAAAAAAAGTATCCGTAAAACATTTTTGCCTATTCTGGAATTCATGGAAGTCAAGCCGGGTATGCGTTTTGCAGATGTGGGTGCAGGTTCTGGTACTTTTACTGTGATGATGGCTAGCCTTATGGATAGTGCCACTGTTTATATTCAGGATATAGACAGACAAGTGTTGAATGAAGAGAATGTAGAAAAGATGGTTGACTTTTATTCACAGCAAGGTTCTGAAAACTTGCGTGATAAGGTACAATTTCATCTAATTATCGGAGATACTATTCATTCCAATTTACCTGATTCGACTTTGGATCTGATTTATACTAATGCTACGATACATGTATTTAATCAACCTGATGCTATGTTTCAGGACCTACACAAAAAATTAAAGCATGGAGGTCGGATATTTATCCGGGACAGCTTTAAAAACGATCACGGAGCAGGGGAGTTTTGCTCTGATCCAACTTGTGCCAAACCTTTGCTGAGTATTGCAGATTTTCTAAGTCTTATGCAGAAAAATGGCTTTAAGCTTCTCAAACAATCTTCAGATATGAGTGGCTATCCTGTGTTTGGGTTTACGCAGAGTGATTAA
- a CDS encoding carbonic anhydrase has protein sequence MALYDEIFENNRKWVLEKKASQTDFFEHLSKGQSPEILYIGCSDSRVTAEELTGTQPGQMFVHRNIANLVPNNDNSSQSVVAYAVEYLKVKHIVVCGHYFCGGVKAAMESKDLGVLNAWLRNIRDVYRLHKDELNAIEDPDQRYNRLVEINVEEQCINVLKMAVVQKSYLKNQYPQIHGWVFDVSTGRLIDLKFNLPKMLASIQEIYDLTQEI, from the coding sequence ATGGCATTGTACGATGAAATCTTTGAGAACAACCGCAAATGGGTTTTAGAAAAAAAAGCCAGTCAAACCGATTTTTTTGAACACCTTTCCAAGGGACAATCCCCTGAGATACTTTACATAGGTTGCAGTGACAGCCGCGTGACTGCCGAAGAACTGACCGGCACCCAGCCCGGGCAGATGTTTGTTCACCGCAATATTGCCAACCTGGTTCCTAACAACGACAACAGTTCGCAATCGGTGGTTGCCTATGCAGTAGAATACCTGAAGGTTAAACACATTGTGGTCTGTGGCCATTATTTCTGCGGCGGTGTGAAAGCAGCTATGGAAAGTAAGGATTTGGGTGTGCTTAATGCCTGGCTTCGCAATATTCGGGATGTGTATCGATTACATAAAGATGAACTCAATGCCATTGAAGATCCGGATCAACGTTACAATCGACTCGTTGAGATTAATGTGGAAGAGCAATGTATCAATGTGCTAAAAATGGCAGTGGTTCAAAAATCGTATCTGAAAAACCAATACCCACAAATTCACGGTTGGGTCTTTGATGTCTCTACCGGTCGGCTGATTGATTTGAAGTTTAACTTACCCAAAATGCTTGCTTCCATTCAGGAAATATATGATCTGACCCAGGAAATCTAA
- a CDS encoding bestrophin family protein: MLLNRPISIGYFINLIKYDILVIFAYSSLSLIVHHYKFLHDVSIPISIAAIIGTLISLLLAFRTSQSYERWWEARIIWGSIVNDSRTLIRQLRQFLPEDELAKAQIDQHILSFKDRQIIWVYALGESLRKLPFSGQVTAYLDKHRLLDKNKLPSSNIPNLLLEKHSEELKQVANHYKLDPNKQVQLDSTLVRLTDAMGKCERIKNTVFPKSYSVLIHFIIYVFLTALPFGLEEVGDIPEMVVTMLIPLLFIMIEKTAILLQDPFENRPTDTPMTAIAVTIENNLNQITDSETAPKQLVDDDKYYSM; encoded by the coding sequence ATGTTATTAAACCGGCCGATTTCCATTGGGTATTTCATTAATTTAATCAAATATGATATCCTTGTCATTTTCGCTTATAGCAGCCTTTCATTGATTGTCCATCATTACAAGTTTCTGCATGATGTATCGATTCCCATTTCCATAGCGGCAATCATTGGGACACTTATCTCACTTTTGCTTGCATTTAGAACATCGCAGTCGTATGAACGCTGGTGGGAAGCACGCATCATCTGGGGAAGCATTGTCAATGACAGCCGTACCTTGATTCGTCAGCTCAGGCAATTTCTCCCTGAAGACGAATTGGCGAAGGCACAGATAGATCAACACATACTCAGTTTTAAAGACCGACAGATTATATGGGTTTATGCATTAGGAGAATCGCTGCGCAAACTGCCGTTTTCCGGTCAGGTAACTGCTTATCTGGACAAGCACAGGCTTTTGGACAAAAACAAGCTGCCAAGCAGCAATATTCCTAATTTACTACTGGAAAAGCATTCGGAAGAGTTAAAACAGGTAGCCAATCACTACAAGCTGGATCCCAACAAACAGGTCCAGCTTGACTCAACCTTAGTCAGGTTAACCGATGCGATGGGAAAATGTGAACGTATTAAAAACACGGTTTTTCCCAAATCCTATAGTGTGCTGATTCATTTTATCATTTATGTTTTCCTGACTGCATTACCCTTTGGGCTGGAAGAGGTGGGTGACATACCCGAAATGGTAGTAACCATGTTGATTCCACTGCTTTTTATCATGATCGAAAAGACGGCTATTCTCTTGCAGGACCCCTTTGAGAACCGCCCTACCGATACACCGATGACAGCCATTGCGGTAACGATTGAAAACAACCTCAATCAGATAACAGACAGTGAGACAGCTCCAAAACAACTGGTTGATGATGACAAATATTATAGTATGTAA
- a CDS encoding sigma-70 family RNA polymerase sigma factor — MKTPVDTQFIQHINENIGIAHKVCRIYFEDTDERADMLQEMMYQLWKSYPGFDGRSKFSTWMYQVCLNTALGWRRKHKQTQDERISLRHYGIAEQGPDQLEESIQQLFRAIGTLSSLNKAIVLLYLDEMSYEEIAAITGLTRSNVSVRLVRIKKELEEQLKKNNVTNYVNS; from the coding sequence ATGAAAACACCTGTAGATACCCAATTTATTCAGCATATCAATGAAAATATAGGAATCGCTCATAAAGTATGTCGCATCTACTTTGAAGACACAGATGAACGGGCAGATATGCTGCAGGAGATGATGTACCAGCTATGGAAATCCTATCCAGGATTTGATGGTCGTTCGAAATTCTCTACCTGGATGTATCAGGTATGCCTTAATACAGCCTTGGGGTGGCGTCGTAAACATAAACAAACACAAGACGAACGCATTTCATTGAGGCACTATGGAATTGCAGAACAGGGCCCAGATCAACTGGAAGAAAGCATTCAACAGCTTTTTCGAGCAATCGGAACGCTGTCTTCCTTAAACAAAGCTATTGTGCTTTTGTATCTGGATGAGATGAGTTATGAAGAAATCGCAGCCATTACAGGCCTTACCCGATCCAATGTAAGTGTGCGCCTGGTCAGGATTAAAAAAGAACTGGAAGAACAACTAAAAAAAAATAACGTTACGAATTATGTCAACTCTTGA
- a CDS encoding IPT/TIG domain-containing protein encodes MKTTTIGLFLCVSMLFSCKEDPGKSGVQVQNLFPKGGPSGTLVTLHGKMFGKVKEDLEIKFNGSDIPATIVSVTETEITLQVPPNAASGWHTLKRRGYIENSFGFSILPAPLPYITKISPESGKVGDIITIHGKYFATSKAQHRLSFHDSTSATGALLDLRPEESPSAPFSEIVFATTDSVGVRIPPRVGTGYIMMYMDYTDTGTFTNYFTISTPVVTIVK; translated from the coding sequence ATGAAAACAACTACCATTGGATTGTTTTTATGTGTGTCTATGTTATTTTCCTGTAAGGAAGATCCTGGAAAAAGCGGAGTACAGGTACAAAACCTTTTTCCCAAGGGAGGCCCAAGTGGCACATTGGTTACGCTACATGGAAAGATGTTTGGAAAGGTCAAAGAGGACCTGGAAATTAAATTTAATGGGAGTGACATACCTGCTACCATTGTTTCTGTTACAGAAACAGAGATAACCCTTCAGGTGCCACCCAATGCCGCGTCCGGCTGGCATACACTAAAACGAAGGGGGTACATAGAAAACTCGTTTGGCTTTTCTATACTTCCAGCTCCTCTACCTTATATCACTAAAATAAGTCCGGAAAGTGGCAAGGTAGGAGATATTATTACCATTCATGGCAAGTACTTTGCCACCAGTAAAGCACAACACAGACTAAGTTTCCACGATTCTACCAGTGCAACCGGAGCTTTGCTGGATCTACGTCCGGAAGAAAGTCCTTCAGCTCCTTTTTCCGAAATAGTATTTGCTACCACAGATTCAGTTGGTGTAAGAATTCCTCCCAGAGTGGGTACTGGCTATATCATGATGTATATGGATTATACAGACACAGGAACGTTTACAAATTATTTCACCATCAGTACACCTGTAGTCACAATAGTAAAATAA
- a CDS encoding AraC family transcriptional regulator, translating to MKQPVTPPKPILSISEMHHLLGLKKPKHPLVSVIRFEDMASTGTTVPRSISYNFYHIALKKNYQGKIKYGQQYYDFDEGMMTFVAPQQVITIDPDTPTSLEGFMLIIHPDFLQSYPLASKIKSYGFFSYAAYEALHLSEQEEQAIMQLVANIEREIDTNMDHFTQELIVSNIDLLLTYCNRFYNRQFITRKLANNDLLIKLETLLDVYFASVELEKSGLPTVKYVADQLHVSASYLSDMLRAHTGQSTQQHIHNKLIEKAKTILSTTALSVSEVAYQLGFEYPQSFNKLFKSKTNQSPLEFRQSFQ from the coding sequence ATGAAGCAGCCTGTCACTCCTCCCAAACCGATCCTGTCTATATCAGAGATGCACCATCTGCTAGGTTTGAAAAAGCCAAAGCATCCATTGGTCAGTGTAATCAGATTTGAAGACATGGCATCAACCGGAACAACTGTTCCCAGATCAATATCCTATAATTTTTACCACATTGCTCTCAAGAAAAATTATCAGGGAAAGATTAAATATGGGCAACAATACTATGACTTTGATGAAGGTATGATGACGTTTGTTGCTCCTCAGCAAGTAATCACTATTGATCCCGATACACCTACCAGTCTGGAAGGATTTATGTTGATAATTCATCCGGATTTTCTGCAATCCTATCCACTAGCCAGTAAGATTAAGTCCTATGGATTTTTCTCCTACGCTGCCTATGAAGCCCTGCATTTATCCGAACAGGAAGAGCAGGCTATCATGCAGTTAGTAGCCAATATCGAACGTGAGATAGACACCAATATGGATCATTTTACTCAGGAACTGATAGTATCTAATATTGATTTGCTGCTTACTTACTGCAACCGGTTTTATAACCGACAATTTATCACCCGCAAACTGGCCAATAACGACTTACTGATCAAACTGGAAACACTCCTTGATGTCTACTTTGCTAGTGTTGAACTGGAAAAGTCAGGCCTGCCTACAGTAAAGTATGTAGCGGATCAATTGCATGTGTCGGCTAGTTATCTAAGTGATATGCTTCGGGCTCACACCGGACAGAGTACACAACAGCATATTCACAATAAACTCATCGAAAAGGCAAAGACTATCTTGTCTACTACAGCATTGTCTGTGAGTGAAGTAGCCTACCAACTGGGGTTTGAATACCCTCAGTCATTTAATAAACTCTTCAAAAGCAAAACCAATCAGTCTCCACTGGAGTTTCGACAGTCCTTTCAGTAG
- a CDS encoding aldo/keto reductase, whose protein sequence is MKHVKLGSQGLIVPAIGLGCMGMTPIAGGDIYGKADEKESIATIHRSLELGGNFLDTADLYGPLLNERLLAKAIKGNRDKYIIATKFGFEIDDNEQMTWRINGKKAYVKKAIERSLQNLGIDYIDLYYLHRLDKDTPIEETVEAMAELVKEGKVKYLGLSEVGSETIRKAHAVHPITALQTEYSLFERTVEEAGILATIQGLGIGFIAYSPLGRGFLSGQIKSPDDFPEDDFRRHIPKYQGEQFQKNIRLLEEIEAIAAEKGITTAQLAIAWTIAKGAVPIPGTKKVKYIEQNIAATDIALSSEELQRLEAIIPLGTQTGDRYDSVSMTMVE, encoded by the coding sequence ATGAAACACGTAAAATTAGGTAGTCAGGGATTAATAGTTCCCGCCATTGGGTTAGGATGTATGGGAATGACTCCCATAGCAGGTGGAGACATTTACGGCAAGGCTGACGAAAAAGAGTCTATTGCTACTATACATCGTTCATTGGAGCTAGGTGGAAACTTTCTGGATACCGCCGATCTGTATGGACCATTACTCAACGAACGACTGCTTGCAAAAGCCATCAAAGGCAATCGGGATAAGTACATCATTGCTACCAAGTTTGGTTTTGAGATTGATGACAACGAACAAATGACCTGGCGTATCAATGGAAAAAAAGCCTATGTGAAAAAGGCCATTGAACGGTCTCTCCAGAACCTGGGTATCGACTATATTGACTTGTACTATCTGCATCGCCTAGACAAAGATACACCTATCGAAGAAACGGTCGAAGCAATGGCAGAACTAGTCAAAGAAGGCAAGGTAAAATACCTGGGTCTGTCGGAAGTTGGTTCGGAAACTATTCGCAAAGCACATGCAGTCCATCCGATCACAGCTTTGCAGACAGAGTATTCGTTATTTGAACGGACTGTTGAGGAAGCTGGTATTCTGGCTACAATCCAAGGATTAGGCATTGGATTTATAGCCTATTCTCCACTAGGAAGAGGATTTCTTTCAGGACAAATCAAATCCCCTGACGATTTTCCGGAAGATGATTTCCGAAGACATATACCCAAATATCAGGGGGAACAGTTTCAGAAAAACATACGTTTGCTGGAAGAGATTGAAGCCATTGCTGCTGAAAAAGGCATTACTACGGCACAACTAGCCATTGCCTGGACTATTGCCAAAGGTGCTGTCCCGATTCCGGGAACCAAGAAGGTAAAGTATATTGAACAGAATATTGCTGCTACTGATATAGCTCTGTCATCAGAGGAGTTACAAAGACTGGAAGCGATTATTCCGCTAGGTACTCAAACAGGTGACCGGTACGATTCCGTATCTATGACAATGGTCGAATAA
- a CDS encoding GAF domain-containing sensor histidine kinase has protein sequence MMHSAQPPIPANEMERIIELSELDLDYSSLQDQFKELTTLAAKVAGTNISLINLIDSYTSWTIANHGLAIEQLPRQEVVCQYTLVEEEKLEIKDLSADDRFKDKGYVSGELGLRYYLGIPLKTATGNHIGSLCVLDKETKPLSPEKVEMLKIIAGEIVNRLQTYKLIHTLQATMNEAIESKLRVAHDIRGPIGGIIGLAGIICEQGDKTTLATVLNFISIIHKSGNSILELANEILSTETAKRNQASVEAHQFNQLTLKDKLEKLYTPQAVNKGIDFVITTHYQTEVIPFPKNKLLQIIGNLISNSMKFTPIGGKVSVGLNVKSGSEENILHFTVQDTGIGMPADKVQSILEGEGVSTNGTQGEQGYGFGLALVKHLVDSLKGEMKITSQPNHGTIFEIFIPDKKANLNLEQSTLSASLVLTS, from the coding sequence ATGATGCACTCTGCACAGCCTCCCATACCTGCCAATGAAATGGAAAGAATCATCGAGCTTTCAGAATTGGATCTGGATTATAGTAGTCTTCAAGATCAGTTTAAAGAGCTGACAACTTTGGCTGCCAAGGTAGCAGGTACAAATATTTCACTCATCAATCTGATTGATAGCTATACGTCATGGACTATTGCCAATCATGGGTTGGCAATTGAACAACTTCCTCGTCAGGAGGTTGTCTGTCAATATACCTTGGTGGAGGAGGAAAAACTGGAAATCAAAGATCTATCTGCTGATGATCGTTTCAAAGATAAAGGATATGTGTCTGGTGAGCTGGGACTACGGTACTATCTGGGTATTCCGCTGAAGACAGCAACTGGTAACCATATTGGCTCTTTGTGTGTACTGGATAAAGAAACCAAACCTCTCTCTCCTGAAAAAGTAGAAATGCTAAAAATTATTGCAGGTGAGATCGTTAACCGTTTGCAAACATATAAACTTATTCATACGTTGCAGGCAACTATGAATGAAGCCATCGAAAGCAAACTACGGGTAGCTCATGACATCAGAGGTCCGATCGGAGGTATTATAGGTCTGGCTGGGATCATCTGTGAACAAGGTGATAAAACCACATTGGCAACTGTACTGAATTTTATTTCGATAATTCATAAAAGTGGAAATTCTATTCTGGAGCTGGCAAACGAAATCTTGAGTACAGAAACAGCAAAGAGAAATCAGGCAAGCGTTGAGGCACATCAATTTAATCAGCTTACCTTAAAAGATAAACTGGAAAAACTTTATACACCACAGGCAGTTAATAAAGGTATTGATTTTGTAATCACTACCCACTATCAGACCGAAGTTATTCCGTTTCCCAAAAACAAGCTTTTACAGATCATTGGTAATTTGATTTCCAATTCTATGAAATTTACGCCAATAGGAGGCAAAGTAAGTGTAGGTTTGAATGTAAAATCAGGGTCGGAAGAAAATATACTGCATTTTACAGTACAGGATACAGGGATTGGAATGCCAGCAGATAAAGTTCAATCCATTCTGGAGGGAGAAGGCGTTTCGACCAATGGTACACAAGGTGAGCAGGGCTATGGCTTTGGGTTGGCCCTGGTAAAACATCTGGTTGACAGCCTGAAAGGGGAGATGAAAATTACCTCCCAGCCGAACCATGGAACCATCTTTGAAATTTTTATTCCTGATAAAAAAGCAAATTTGAATCTGGAACAATCTACTTTATCCGCCTCCCTGGTATTGACGTCCTGA
- a CDS encoding acyltransferase, translating into MYQSKAESSLLKTTQHFAILDGLRGIAAIAVVIFHFMEIIFPDPSKNFIAHAYLAVDFFFCLSGFVIAYAYDQRLPQISIATFFKLRLIRLHPLVLIGSVIGLLSFIFDPFSNLFDKYSGQSVLLFVTSCLMIPYPIVGERFFNLFHLNPPSWSLFWEYVANIAYAFILVRLPNKIIWVLVIISAVAIVYESYISGSLIVGWSGDNILGGAIRVSYSFIIGILVYRSKWIIQSRLGLIPVGILLMLSFLAPFVKSVNWLVDPLIVLFYFPFLVALGAGARLSSTLTKVCNFAGEISYPLYMTHYPFMWIFLSYVEAKKPTFDQMILIAVVGTVLLIVWAYLIMILLDIPFRTYLKNKLIKRLA; encoded by the coding sequence ATGTATCAATCAAAAGCAGAGTCGTCCCTTTTAAAAACTACCCAGCATTTTGCCATTTTGGATGGCCTTAGAGGTATAGCCGCAATAGCAGTGGTTATCTTTCATTTTATGGAAATAATCTTTCCAGATCCCAGCAAGAATTTTATTGCTCACGCCTATCTGGCTGTTGATTTCTTTTTCTGTTTGTCGGGCTTTGTAATTGCCTACGCTTATGATCAGAGACTACCGCAAATAAGCATTGCCACATTCTTTAAGTTACGACTTATTCGCTTACATCCTCTGGTACTCATTGGTTCGGTTATTGGATTACTTAGTTTTATATTTGATCCGTTTAGCAATTTGTTCGATAAATACTCAGGCCAATCAGTGTTGTTGTTTGTTACATCCTGCCTGATGATCCCCTATCCGATTGTAGGGGAACGGTTTTTCAATCTCTTTCACCTCAATCCTCCCTCCTGGTCGTTGTTTTGGGAGTATGTTGCCAATATTGCATATGCGTTTATTCTTGTCAGGTTACCTAATAAAATAATCTGGGTTTTAGTCATTATTTCAGCAGTAGCTATTGTCTATGAATCCTATATTTCTGGTTCTTTAATTGTAGGCTGGAGTGGCGATAACATTTTAGGTGGAGCCATACGTGTTTCTTATTCCTTTATCATAGGCATACTGGTATATCGTTCCAAATGGATAATTCAATCCCGCCTCGGACTTATTCCAGTAGGGATATTGCTGATGCTTAGCTTTTTGGCACCCTTTGTGAAGAGTGTCAACTGGCTTGTAGATCCTCTGATTGTACTGTTTTATTTTCCTTTTCTGGTCGCATTAGGAGCGGGTGCACGTTTATCTTCTACCCTTACCAAAGTCTGTAATTTTGCAGGTGAAATCTCCTATCCTTTGTATATGACTCACTATCCTTTTATGTGGATATTTCTGAGTTATGTAGAAGCTAAAAAACCCACATTTGATCAGATGATACTTATTGCGGTGGTGGGTACTGTGCTACTAATTGTATGGGCTTATCTCATTATGATCCTGCTCGACATTCCGTTTCGCACCTATTTGAAGAATAAGCTAATAAAACGTCTGGCGTAA